The genome window TTTGGTCCAGGTCTGGGTGGTGATTGGTGATCAAAATAATGCTGCAGTGTGCTGCTGAGATCAACCAAATAACAGCACTGGTAACTAACGCGTACACAGGTTTCTGCAGCTGATGATAGGCAACAGGGAAAGCTACTCCAATGTAGCGAACCACACTGACTGCTGTCAAGAGCAAGGAGCTGGTGTAGACTGCACAGAAGAAGGtgaaggaggtgatggagcaCATGTAGCCAGGTAGGTTCCATTCCATGCCTAAAGCTGCGTCGTGCATCTTGAGAGGTAGAGTGATCAAAAAGAGGAGGTCAGAGACAGTCAGGTTGAGCAGAAGGATGTCTGTTGGAAGTGGCTTGGAGTGGATCTTAACACTGAAGGCGTAGAGAGCCAGGAGGTTGGCGGGCAGGCCTATCAGGAAGGCAATGATGTAAACTGAGAGAATGACGTCACTCAACACCTCGGTCTCCATCCTGAACCTAAACCAAAGGAAGTtaacaataaatgaataaaatgaaatctGATCTCATTGTCCAGGAACATTTTGTGCCCGGGGGCTGACAAAATTGCATATTGAAAACAAAGTTCATAGGGAACCAATCCAAACTCTGGTGGTGTCATCATTActcattgtgcaatcaacaaTTACTTTATAATAAAAGTTAAGACAAAAACAGTTGCCAGTTTAAAGTGCAGGTACACTAGATATAAAACATCAATGTGGTAAATAATAGTCtatcacaaaataacacaattaatCATTCATCTTTGAGCCATTAtttacatcaacattttttaaatgcacagttTTTGATCAAAGACATTAGAAAttttaatttacaaagaattcaGATGTTTTTGTATAAGTGATACCTCAGTGGTGTTTGCACCatcctccttctttttttctttttacagtagAATGGATTAAGTTATTTAGGAAAATGGATTTTCATCACTAAGATCACAGAACAATTCCCAAATCATCTTTTAACCTCAGATTCCAAACCCCAGATGTGTAATTCCAGTATCAAAAAGGATTCACAATATGTAGTATAATATCAACAGGATTGATAAGGTAAACATATTGACTTACCTAGATGAAGATgtttccagaaaaaaaagaaagaaatcataaaAAGATTAACAACCAAAGATCTGTCCTGCTGTGCCTTTAGTGTATTTCGGGAGTCTACTTGTAGATTTCCTCTGAACAGCAGTTGAGATAGTCACTTGTGTTGCAATCCAGACCCCGTGGAAGGTCAAGAGCATAGTTGTTATATTTCTCAACtcttgagtaaaaaaaaaaaatgtatatgtgtgaCTTGAAAAAGATGCTCAGTGTTGAGAGACAGAACAATCCTAGGAGAGAGCCAATTAGATGCTTTCGATATCTTCTTACAGCTTACACACATGAAATCTTATTTCATCTCCTGTACATCAATACTTGTTGACAAAAACTTTACTTTGACTTTTGCATTTTTGAAGTCTTTGAGGAGaggtaaaaaagcaaaaaatgtatattttcatttCCTGGTATTAAACATGTAATTATGCAATTTATTGTGTAATGTTCTTGTATGAAATACTTACTGTCTTCTTTGGTGCTTAAATTTAGTTTCAGGGTAAAAAGGGTGTAACAGTTGGGAGTTTtagagaaaaggagaaataaaCTTTACTATAAGTAGTATTGTATTACTATTCGTATCTGCAGGGTACGGTACTGGTAAACAGAGACATGATAACAAGGGGAGAACAGTGGACACTTTATAATCCAGCCTGCACACCTGATATTATTGTATACTTACAGACAAACAAATTTAACAGTTGGGATTAATGAACATTGTCAGATGAATTTTTTGGAcctaaaaaagagagaaaaatctcTTGATTGTACagttatttacatgtttttgaaaaattGCCCACAAACAGCAAATCTTGAAAAAACTCATAAAAAAATTACCAATACAATAGAGTCATACTTTATTTTCACAAAGCTTTATTTACACTATTTCAATCAACAGTAAGATTTATATACAACAGATAGCTTCAAGAAATATGTCTTGCCATGAAAAAACTAATTTCCTTTACAATAGTCTTCTTGCCATTATCTTTTGCTTGCATGTGAGTATATTACAGAAATGTAATTGAAACCACTTCATACTGTCCTGAGTGCTGACCTGTGTTTTGTCTTGCAGGTATATTCTACATGCCTGCCTACAGAATGTATGACTGCAGAAGAGTGGCTTgcccacataaaaaaaaaaacaacaggaaatgaTGTCACATGGGTGTAGAGGATATCCCTTCCTTCAAACGTGCatacaataaacaaattatTCTTCAAATATATATCAAATTTGCATATGCACCAAAAATGTCCTGTGGTTTTATCATGAAATCATCCATAACACTCTCGAACTGAAAGCAGCTCGGTCCACTTTAGTACAAACAGATAACCCTTAACAAGATGCTCTGTTATACAGTGGTTGCTAAAACATATATGTGAGACATTATCTTACATAACTGCACTGTTAAAGCAGTTGGGAGGGCATTGCACATTCTGATATAATGTCCTGAGTAGACAGTACATTAATGACATTGAAGCTGGATATAGATCCAATATATTTGCGTTTCTGGTATTAGGCAGAACTTGCGGCTTGCTGTTGTACTCCCGGAGCACGTTTCCTGAAAATTGACTTTTCACTGTTGCAgcggaaagaggaggaggaaaagtaGAAGATGATGGGATCAATGCAGGTGTTGAAGGTGCTTAGCAGCAAGGTGTAGTACCTCCATTTTGGGCTCTCACCCTGGAAGAAACCCACCAAATGTGAGAGGTTGTACGGCAGCACGCAAATGAGAAAAACAGCTAGAGTCCCCAAGGCCATGCCGATGGCCTTCTGCTTCTGCATCGGGGAGATCCGAGGGCGGCTGTACAGGATCAAGATGCATCGCAGGTAGCAGTAAACACAAATCATAAGAGGTATAAGGCAGAGCACAATGAAAAACTCCAAACGAACTGGGAGGAGGACATTCAACTGCTTTTTGGAGAAGTTCTCATAGCACATTGTGGAATTTTTTTGGGCCAGGTCTGGATGGTGCCAGGTGATGAATGTAATGCTGCAGTGTGCTGCTGAGATCAACCAAATAACAGCACTGGTAACTAACGCGTACACAGGCTTCTGCAGCTGATGATAGTATAACGGGTAAGCTACCCCAACATAGCGAACCACACTGACTGCCATCAGCAGCAAGGAGCTGGTGTAGATTGTGGAGAAGAAAGTGAAGGAGGTGAATGAGCACATGAAGTCAGGCAGGTTCCATTCCATGCCTGAAGCTGCCTCGTGCATCTTTAGAGGAAGGATGATCAAAAAGAGGAGGTCAGAGACGGTCAGGTTGAGCAGAAGGATGTCTGTTGGAAGTGGCTTGGAGTGGATCTTAACACTGAAGGCGTAGAGAGCCAGGAGGTTGGTGGGCAGGCCTATCAGGAAGGAAATGATGTAAACTGAGAGAAGAACCTGACTCCACACCTCGGTCTCCATCATGATTCTAAACATAAAGAAAGttaacacacacaagaaaaaattATGAAGAAACAGGCAAAGGTGggacaacaaacacagaccATGCCAATGATAGCTATGATATGTCAGTGAATAAAAGGGAATATAAGGAAATCTAAGATATGATTTCTCAATGGTATAATTTATGTAGCCTAATGAGATCTAGATATCTTTCCACTTTCCACAGAGTCACAGCTACCAACAATACAGGCGTAAAGGTgggattatttatttatcttgtcAATCATGGAGACAGTCAAGATGgtagcctggcaccatttctgtcTGCTATCACGTCTCTGTGATGGTCTAAAAGAAATGAACAAGAGTGGTtccaggctgccagcctgactggTGATCTAGTCAGGCCCCagcattttaattaatttgttttgtctAAAAGAAATGAACAAGAGTGGTACCAGGCTGCCAGTCTGACTGGATTTCAAATCAGCCTTTATGTTCCTGGGAGATTTCATCCTTGGTAACAATCAAAGATACATGGTGAAGGCAAGGTTATAGGGAGCCAGTCTAGATGCACATGTTGTAAGGATTCCAACATTAAggctagggatgtcccgatcaggtttttttgccCCCGAGTCCGAGTCCGACTCgagtcatttgattttgagtgTCTGCCAATACTGAGTCCCGCTCCGATACTTctataatacataaaaaaatgaagaagagcgaacaaacagatccaggatgtcccttatttttatttttgtattcacCTTATTTTATCGTTGAACACTTATCATTAAGGACACTCAAACTAGGCCATCTGTTCAGTGCCCAAGAACATTTGACCCCTACGTCCAGTATGTTTAACTATTGTAAGCGCTTTCTTGGCCCTGGCATGGTTGAAAGAGGTGTGCTTCCGCACGGTACGATCACAAGCATGGATGCGCAACGTGGACATGAAATGTAATCATGCATATTACGCCAACTTGCACAATCAAAAAACCCAGGACTGTGAGAGAGCTGTCTATGACCTCaacgaaataaaaaaaaaaataataattatgaaaAATCTATAGGAAATGAAACAAGGTGGGGGTCCTGAAACTTAGTGTGCAAATGTGCAATCCCAATtatctctaaaaacaaacaaacaaacaaattcacagGGTTGTGAACCCCCTGTCCCCACCTTGGACTTACGCCAGTGTTTTAAATAGTAAATACAACTTATCTATATATGGAACACATTTGTATTCCACCAACACTCCCACACCATGGGTCTGTATATTCAGGCTTGTCATGCCTCTTTCTTCTGTAAAAGGTGCTGAACAGACTTAGGCAAAGGTTAAACCTGTGCGTCCTCTCCCACTGCTCCTCTGGCaagcctcctctctcctcaaaatgcatttttaggaactgcaacatttttcaaagtgTGGTGCTAACATCAATTTCCGATTCACAGGCAGGAGGtcggaggagagaggaaaccaGGAGGCACAAACTAGAGGAATGAAAGGAGCCCATGATAGCCCCTCCACCAAAAACACATTCTGAACCTGCCATGAATTCCACATTTGTGAGAGTTAATGACTGACAGCTAATACTGTTGATAATGTAACAGAAAACAAGGATGTTATCAATTCTGTTGcatttataggtttattcacatcatcatgttttcaatttttttttttcagagacagTAATGATTTTAAAGAAGTCAAATCAGCATCCTTAGGTCTCCCTCAACAGTCCTACAGACATTGTTGATTCCTCAGGTGTGTTCGCAGCGTCCTTTGACTTCATGTTGGAGTGGATAAAGTTGGAAAGGAAAATGGCTTTTCACGACTCTGATCACCGAGCAATTCAGAAACAACAGTGCCGGAGTCAGCTCCCGGCCTCAGATTCCAAACAGCAGATGTGAAATTTCAAAAGCAAAAAGGATTCGAAATGTTTGCTCATAATATCAATACAGCTGATAAGGTAGACAAATATACTTACTTGGAAGCTGGTGGCaaaggctttaaaaaaataactgaagcTCGGTGTTGTTGTCCTTGCTGCACCTTTCATCAAACACAACCAATACATAACTCGTGAGTTCAAAGATGAGctgatataaaatgtaataagCCGGAAGCGCTGAGTCATATTCAAACCGGTGTGTCACAGTTCTCTATGCATCCTGTACTGACCAGTAAGCACACACCAGTTGGTTAATATTAaccaaaatgcaaaactgaagCTCATGTTGACCTTGATATTGAGTTTATTAATATAACACCTCCTCCCACTTGATCTCTGCCTGAATAAAGATTGGACACGAGAAATTAGGTTTGGATTTCATCAAGCCTGCGTTTATTCAAACTTACGCCTACACAACAGGTTCTGAGTACAAGTCATCATTTCAGATAaatcacgtacacacacacacacacacacacacacacacattgagatCATCATTTGCATCATCATTTCTAGAGAGTGATCTGCAGTTTCAGGAACAGAAGCTACAAATAAACTATAAAGCAGCCTTAAGCCTACAGTAGACCTGCAGTCCGTTGCCTGgaaacagtttaaatatttgtttcctttctgtcaGCCGTATTTACATTAGCATCGGTTAACGCATGAACAGGACATAAACAGAGATcccttcatgttgtgtttgaatgcaccaattcatttattttgacagGAAACGACTGTATGGAGTCTACTCTGTAAGGACAGCAGCGGGGTCCCTCTGATCAGCAGTTTAGATAGACATCCATGTTGCAATTTGCAGCCTGTAGAAGGTCAAAAGTGTCATTTTAATATTTCTCAATGCTTGAGTAATACAGcgacaggagaaaaaaaagtgatacgTGAGATTTGTCAGGGACAGAACAATCCTTTAGTTACTAAAGCTCTAAATCTGATCTTTATGTGTCAAAGTCTGTGCCAGCTCCCAATCTGATACATGTatagtgttttacatttaattcatGCATAAAATAACTGATGGTCCATTGTGAACCACTGCATACATTTTCCCCAGTCACATGTACTGCACCTTTGCCGGTGGCTGTTTTTGGCCTTCTCTTAGGTGTGCTGTTTCCTTGTCATGGAGCTGCTGAGCTCTGATGAGACGTATTTCTGTGACACAATCGTTGTCGTAAACATCTGAAACTCCGCCTTCCACCTCAGGGTTACTCTCTGGTCTGCGTGGGCTTGATTGTGAGTCTTCAATTTCTGATCTAATAGAGAgaggggggtgggtgggtgggtctGGTAACATCTCACAAATTAGGCATATCAAATCTCATTTCATCTTCTGCACACGGCACCTGTTGACAAAAACTTTGACTCACATCAAGCCAAATACTTAAGCGATATATTAATAAGCTGAATGAGAGTAAAATCGTTTCCTTACCTTTGAGGACTGTTGTATATTGGTGACTGTAGCTGAACACTGTCAGGTAACCCTTGGCGCCCCTGTGGccttaaaaaaaagatgcaaatacATCTTTTGAATTCAGCCAAGTTCAAGCCAATCATCATCAACTAATAAACACAAAGTTCCAGAATATTCCATAATACCTTAAAAGGATGGTATCGTTGCACACAGAGCCTGGTGCTGGTCTGTGGGTAAATATAAAAAACTTAATCATGGCTGCACAATTATTAGGAGCGACAAGGAGTGAAAGTCTACCAACCTGTCTCTAGAATATTTTCTGAAAATGAGGATGGTACATCCAAACAGCACAACAAGTCCCAGGATGATTAAAACGATCAACCATGTGGACAAAGAGGCTGCAAAAGGAAAACAGCCTAATTATTAAATATGATACACAAAATAACTGTTGATCTGCTGCGGGGTGTACACTAGTAACTTACATGTGTCTGACAAGTTTACAGACAGCCTTTTGGTGCTGTTCCCCAGGGTGTTGTTGGCTGTGCAAAAAACATCGGAATGGCTTTGAGCTGGGCCACTAATTACACCAGACAATACGTGTGTCTGATTTGTGGAGAAAGCACTGAAGGAGGACGGCAGGGTGTCATTTCCATCGATGGTCCAGTGTATAAGAGCGTCAGGGTGGGCCTGGACCTGGCAGACACACTTCAGAACTTCTCCTGTCAGGTGGCAGTAGGATTTAGGTAGGATTACTGGGGCATCTAGAATGATACAAATAAGAAGTTATTTAACAAATAATCAAACTTCTCTGAAATCTTGGATGTAACTTTTTCCATAAGTCAAACATACACTCATGCTTAAACAGTTGCTTCTAAAATCGGATTTTTCTGGTGGGTTTTTCATGGTAGGAGCAACAATGGCTGTTCCATGATTTACATTGAATATTTTAAGGCATCCTGGCATCTCCCCATGTTTCCTTCACGCTGTACATACAATTAAGACAGTAAAATAATGATGTTTAATTTTgtctaaatgtattaaatactTATCATGTATGCAGTCTTATTGCACACAATGCATTTCTTTATCTTCATGTATGTTTTCCTTTGTCCCTGTGCTTCAGGAAATCACTCAATCATTCTCAGTAAACATTAAAGCTCCATCCTCTTAACATTATCTTGAGAGACAATGACCTGCCtataatgttatcaatataaATGATCTCAGAAAACCTGCTAGCAGTTGTATCTTGCAAGATCAGTTCAGTCCAAACACGTATATGTGATGGACTAAGAGCTGCAACGTTATCATGcaaccacagacacagtttgtTTACCCTGGACAGGAGGATTTGCCTTCAGAGCTTCCGTTTTGTTTGTCTAAGTAAATTTCTTGTAGCCTTGGCAAATGTCATAATCAAATTAATTTTTAACATTTCTGGATGCTAGACCTGATCTGTGTCTCTTGTGTCACATTGTGTTATGTGTAATTTGGATAATACATAAAAGGTAAAACAACTCTACAGTTTTTGCTCccctttcagcacatttttaaacaaatagTCAAACAaccttttgatttgttttctcatttACAGAATATATACTTAAATACACAATTGAATTTAGCACAAATAAATCTTTACACTCATTTTTTAGCAGTGACATATGGTCATTGATACACTAGGCCTGATATTAGTCAAGTAAAATGTATTGTACTGtctcatcatttcatcatcaccATATTTGGTTTCCCTTTTCTTAGAATGCACGATTCACTTATCAGTTGCAAAGTTCTCATCTAGACATTAGTGTGAAAATGACCTTGacttttatatgaaaaaaagataataaaaacacTCAGAATTAACTTAATAAGTTATAGTTTACCACAGTGGAGAGGAGGTCATGTGGCTCaggcaccacttggtgatgcctcagCCTGCTCAGTTGTGGCAATCTGATTGTGATGTTGGGCTTTATCAAtataattgatttgatttaaaaggtttttaaaatatAAGCAAATAAGATATACATTTTtctagatttttgtttttttgttggtgaGATGGTTGCTGTGCGGAAGAATGGTTGCCATAAAGTTGTCCAATCAAGTGATGCGTACCTAAAAATGCtctttagctaacgttacaaaaagtgagagaggaaaaaaaaagacttagaAACGGGTTCTTTTGAGTCAGAGTCTACACCGGCAGTAAGGAGGCCTGGGCTCGTaatcacaaagacttttatcttaacgttaggagtactcctaaatcggactaaaagtgggagttgtttcttaagagtaattcacaaagccgctgagacctacttttagttatgaaaacagtgaactcctaaactagaagtaactctctgttgctatgggtgacgtcattttataaggacacacttagaagcggtgacaacggtgattcgctgttgagtgacagggcagcccattgaaaagtaatttaggctacgcaatgcatgaagtgaaaataagaaagttgcctacaagcccatgacaaagcctatgaaaagatattggataaagaaatgtatttatggggagaattaagtgcaccccccaccccccgccaaacaaaaacgcttcggacaaaaatgacaaattagaagataaataaaaaaacggcaataaataaaaacggcatttgctcgaaaagctgtgtcaaaccactctccattaaaattcgggaatcgtgtgttgatccgggccatttcccaacaatgtccagtagGCTATATTGTAAtgtgtgtcaaagacaatttgtgtatagaTGGAATgcaagccctattcgcacgggactagtataacgtggggacctccagtaatttgtaataatcgcggaggtcgtctgtgatcttaatcccgtgcgaatctgccatgtctgtaatttgtaaagtaaaaattccactgcaaattacgtaccatatttcaccaaacacagagttcatgtgataatattagtcctgtgcgaatcggcatctctgtgatttggggtcgttttttgtttttcttaaggttttttgtgttttccaacttttttctgcctttttcccggtccagaattatggaggctgcgttgggaattataaatgaaagttttgacaacATTTTGGGTgtaaattcaggaggctcatcagaagagcgaaatctcgaaagatgattagatggattacatgcatggcagcatgcagtaaggaacatttttccatctttcatcaggctcaccagttattatattaaaaatatccatatctaactgttgtgctgctccagtaagggctccggtgcgatcgacccgggggataatgtcagtaaatccgagttaaaacacagacttcgcttatcctgtgtgaatgcgccgcacgaaacacggacgtggtgggataatttctaaatcacttgaggtccccaggtaatgcTAGTCCCGtgcaaagagctgcattttcccaaATCCCAAAGTAgtcaaataccggagtgttgccaaacattttaactgcgGCGTTATTGGgttgtttcagttg of Sparus aurata chromosome 17, fSpaAur1.1, whole genome shotgun sequence contains these proteins:
- the LOC115566907 gene encoding myelin-associated glycoprotein-like, which encodes MDGDILQANCSIIHSCPSSPPSLHWSKSQFLKNSTIMAFSQEMQGQWLYTETLQGRATYEMHHSNITCSAQFSRFTKKSRLKTLNMLYKPVTVTLKLAKKPVTEGSSVTVECAANCNPPPHTYTWLRREMGQITKITSTLSRKPFINITRDTFILCIAHNDIGEGQSDWLDLDVQYAPVILPKSYCHLTGEVLKCVCQVQAHPDALIHWTIDGNDTLPSSFSAFSTNQTHVLSGVISGPAQSHSDVFCTANNTLGNSTKRLSVNLSDTSSLSTWLIVLIILGLVVLFGCTILIFRKYSRDRPAPGSVCNDTILLRPQGRQGLPDSVQLQSPIYNSPQRSEIEDSQSSPRRPESNPEVEGGVSDVYDNDCVTEIRLIRAQQLHDKETAHLREGQKQPPAKAANCNMDVYLNC
- the LOC115566912 gene encoding free fatty acid receptor 3-like, yielding MMETEVWSQVLLSVYIISFLIGLPTNLLALYAFSVKIHSKPLPTDILLLNLTVSDLLFLIILPLKMHEAASGMEWNLPDFMCSFTSFTFFSTIYTSSLLLMAVSVVRYVGVAYPLYYHQLQKPVYALVTSAVIWLISAAHCSITFITWHHPDLAQKNSTMCYENFSKKQLNVLLPVRLEFFIVLCLIPLMICVYCYLRCILILYSRPRISPMQKQKAIGMALGTLAVFLICVLPYNLSHLVGFFQGESPKWRYYTLLLSTFNTCIDPIIFYFSSSSFRCNSEKSIFRKRAPGVQQQAASSA
- the LOC115568008 gene encoding free fatty acid receptor 2-like, whose amino-acid sequence is METEVLSDVILSVYIIAFLIGLPANLLALYAFSVKIHSKPLPTDILLLNLTVSDLLFLITLPLKMHDAALGMEWNLPGYMCSITSFTFFCAVYTSSLLLTAVSVVRYIGVAFPVAYHQLQKPVYALVTSAVIWLISAAHCSIILITNHHPDLDQKNSTVCYENFTEKQLKVLLPVRLEVFVVLCLIPLVICVYCYLRCILILYSRPRISPMRKQKAIGMALGTLAVFLICVLPYNLSHLVGFIKGESPKWRYYTLLLSTFNTCIDPIIFYFSSSSFHCNSEKSIFRKRAPGVQQQTTSST